In the Onychostoma macrolepis isolate SWU-2019 chromosome 08, ASM1243209v1, whole genome shotgun sequence genome, TTCACTATTTCTCGGTTTAATACTGTAAGTGACACAATCTGAattgtaaaaagcgctatataaataatggagaagaagaaaaaaaggttattttcaGCAGATAACACCATATTTGCTAAATGAAATCCAATACTATTTTTTGCTGCTGATGTCAAAAATAGCGTCTGCTTTGTTGGAGAGAGTCACACTTTCTCACTAAATATGATgcattttgtagcatttttgtTTATAAGATGAATTAGTCTTAAACACCACAAACACATTCATGTCTTCATCTGAGCCAGATCACAACTGTTCAGTTCTCAGCCCTTTTTCACATGCATGACATTATTCGATGCCTGATCAgaagaaaatgcaaacatgaTCCAGATGTTTCTGCTTTTACTGCATCCAAACAGCCACAGAAAAGCACACATTTTGTGAAAAAGGCTTATTTATCTATAAACTTGagtttatgtaaagttctttgACAATAAATGgagtattttaacttattttccCACTCCTTTGCTGATTTcatgatgcatttttaatactttttgtcATTTGACAGCTTTCGTTATTTTGATATTACAGTTGATAACTATATAATCTGAAAAAccctcttattttgttttcattaatatttttaaacccAGCATCATCAAATAAGGTAATAttgggccttttttttttttatgcaaatacGCAGAATATTTTCCCAAGATGTAGGACTGTGTAATATTTGTCatattattttgcacatttttcatGTATCCaataaactgatttaaaacatttcagatcATTATTTcctattttcacattttttcacCTCCagttggacaaaaaaaaaaaaaactcttgagataaaattgtaaatatgtaatctcacataaaatttaaatatgattgtaaaaacactgttttatgacgttataatcagtaattagcTACATGGTGCATTCctgttttaaatgatttgaacagcatttattaaatcaAGCCAAAGTCTACTTACTGTTGTTGATCAGCAGGTAATGTTCAGATTCAGCTCATAAATGCAAGCTGCATTGAAATGTTTACCCTGTCCAGCATGTTTGCATATTACCGGCGGGATCCTGAAGGGGCCCTCTGTGTGCAGCGGCTCCGCCGTGAGGCATCATGGGTAATGCAGAGAGCCGCTCAGTGAGCGCTCTGTTGGGCTCCACGCGACTCCTCCCAACAAAACCATGAAAGACCGGCTGTTCTACAGGTGCTAGAGTTCAGggccgtattcacaaaacatcttcaggctaaaagtagctcataactcacagatttaggagaaaatcttaaaaataataggtgtgtcagtcctaaatttaggactcctaCATTATTGCTCTAAGAGTATTTTAGCactaaaactagctcctaaatctgtgaaaggTTAGGAGCAGTGAAGAGGAGACCGAAGTCACAAACTActtggttttattttatgtttgcatGCCGTAATTATtctactctgttaattaaaaggctgtttaCATGCATATTCACTCATTTGAAGCATACAATTAGATgaacatatacacatatatttactgagtgaaaattgtttatttcagtgcaaataaattagttccgtcaaactgtttttttttttaacttgttcATCTTTAATGGAGACAAACATAGAAAGGATGAACACATTGATACGCAGAAGGACATAGCACTTAAAGAtaagtgtttttaattaatacagtTAGTCAGAAAGATCTCAGAAGAGAGAAAGGCACTATTTACAACACAAGCAAACAGAGATGAAACTCTTGAACAGCAAACAACCAAAAAGACACTTGAACTGAACTCGCAgtgtaaaaatatacatttgtgGCTAAGGACAGAAGCTCAAGAGAACCAACAAAACAGGTTCGTTTTATTCTGTGTTTGGCATACAGCAGTTGAAGAGAGAAAACAAACCAGGCACATCAAAATCTCGATCGCATCAGAGAAGCTTTCTATATAACGTACGGTTATTAATGACAAAAGAGAAACCGGCTGGAAACACAGATTTTGTTCCAGTGAAAAGGTCTGAGCGGAAGCCTACGATCCAACCATGTCATAGACGTAGATGTGATAGTCGTCTTCAAACTTGATGAAGTAAACGGAGGGTTTGGCCTGAACCTGCTGGATGATGGTGCCCATCCTCTGCGTGCCGTCCTTATTCTCACACTCCACCTGCTTCCCAACCAGCGTGTCGCTCACTTCACCCGGCTCTCCGAGCTCCGCCGGATCATCTGATGGAGGAAAACGCTTCGTGATGAATGTTTAGACATCCATGGAACCACAGAAGGTTGTTTATAGTgcaaaaaggttctttaaaatattcatactgagaaaaaaaaaaaaataaataataataataataataatggaatGGAATCACTGCGAAAACCCCTTGTgcaacctttatttttatgagtgtAGAGTCATTAGTCTGATTCAAATCGTGAGTTTGGGACCGTTTGTGAGTCTTTTTGACTGATTCGTGGTAAGGAATCGTTTAGAGAGTCATTTGTTCGTGATTCAGACTGCACTGTTCACACTGTAGTCATTAAACTGATGTTTGACACTGTTTGTGAATCTTTCAGACTGATTCATTACAGTGAATTGATAACACAGTCATTTGTTGAGTCGGACTCCTCTGTTCACACTGTAGCCATTAGACTGATTCAAATTGTGAGTTTAAGACTCTTTGTGAGTCTTTTTGACTGATTCATTACAGTGAATCAGTTagagagtcatttgttcatgaatcagacacCACTGTTCACACTGTAGTCATCAGACTGATTCAAATTGTGAGTTTGGGACTGTTTGGAAGTCTCTTCGACTGATTCATGACAAGGGAATCATTTAGAGAGTCGTTTGTTAATGAATCAGACACCACTTTTCACACTATTAGAATGATTCATATTATATGTTTGACAGTTTGTGAATCTTTCAGACTGATTCATTACAGTGAATTGATAACACAGTCATTTGTTCATGAGTCAGACTCCTCTGTTCACACTGTAGTCATTAGACTGATTCAAATTGTGAGTTTAAGACTCTTTGTGAGTCTTTTTGACTGATTCATTACAGTGAATTGATAACACAGTCATTTGTTCATGAGTCAGACTCCTCTGTTCACACTGTAGTCATTAGACTGATTCAAATTGTGAGTTTAAGACTCTTTGTGAGTCTTTTTGACTGATTCATTACAGTGAATTGGTTagagagtcatttgttcatgagTCAGACTCCACTGTTCACACTGTAGTCATTAGACCGATTCAAATTGTGAGTTTAAGACTCTTTGTGAGTCTTTTGACTGATTCATTACAGTGAATTGATAACACAGTCATTTGTTCATGAGTCAGACTCCTCTGTTCACACTGTAGCCATTAGACTGATTCAAATTGTGAGTTTAAGACTCTTTGTGAGTCTTTTGACTGATTCATTACAGTGAATCAGTTagagagtcatttgttcatgaatcagacacCACTGTTCACACTGTAGTCATCAGACTGATTCAAATTGTGAGTTTGGGACTGTTTGGAAGTCTCTTGACTGATTCATGACAAGGGAATCATTTAGAGAGTCGTTTGTTAATGAATCAGACACCACTTTTCACACTATTAGAATGATTCATATTATATGTTTGACAGTTTGTGAATCTTTCAGACTGATTCATTACAGTGAATTGATAACACAGTCATTTGTTCATGAGTCAGACACCTCTGTTCACACTGTAGTCATTAGACCGATTCAAATTGTGAGTTTAAGACTCTTTGTGAGTCTTTTTGACTGATTCATTACAGTGAATTGATAACACAGTCATTTGTTCATGAGTCAGACTCCTCTGTTCACACTGTAGTCATTAGACTGATTCAAATTGTGAGTTTAAGACTCTTTTGAGTCTTTTTGACTGATTCATTACAGTGAATTGGTTagagagtcatttgttcatgatTCAGACTGCACTGTTCAcactgtaaagaaccttttttggttctccaaagaacctttcagggatcagttcttaaaagaaccatttttcttagtgtgaagaacattttaattatcTGAAGAACCATTTTGCACTATAAAGAACCATGGATGTTTGGAAGTTTCTTCACTGAACCATCGATGCCAATAAAGAAGCTTTATTTTCAAGAGTGAACTGACTCACTCACCTGAATCCGGAAGTATCCGAAGGTCCCCGTCTTTATAATCCTGCATCAGCTGGTACATGTACAGCATTGGATCCTTCTCATATGTTATGAAGAACCACGCAGGCATGCTGGGAGCCCTGGAGAGCACCAAACCCCTCCACTCATCCTTGGAGCCGTCATCCGTCTCAAACAGATGAATCACCGGCCTTCCCAGCAGCTGATCCGCCAGTCGAGTGTCACTGACCCGAAACGAGGCGATTTCCCCGGGGAAAACCTCCAGATTCTGAACCCTCTGATCTTTGAAGATCTCCAGGCCATAAACACAGTCCACTCCATCATACTTGATGAGGTAGAGAGACGAGTTGACAGACACTTGGACTAGTACCGTCCCCGTCCACAGAGACACCGGACTGTAGCCGTCTTCCTTCCATTTGTGTTGTATTCGACAGCCCACGATGCTTTCACTGAGAGACGCAGCAGGGCTGCTgtgatgcatgtgtttgtgcCTGATAAACACACAGCAGAGCATTACAATAATTTCCTCATTCTAGTCTGTTTGCAAAAAATTGTTCATCTACAAAAGACTCACAGAATCACAGAAAAGTACTCAGCATTGTCATTATCGTTAacttatccatttttattttatgccaaaaatcattaggatattaagatcatgttccatgaagatattttgtaaatttcctactgtaaatatatcaaaacttcatttctgattagtaatatgcattgctaagaacttcatttgcacaactttaaaggagattttctcaatattttgatttttttgcaccctcagattccagatttacaaatagttgtatctcagacaaatattgtccaacaaaccatacatcaatggaaagattatttattcagctttcatatgatgtataaatctcaatttcaccaaattgactcttatgactggttttgtgctccatgTTTAGTTCCCGAGTGTGTTTAGTATTAATACTGTAGCTAGAGTTactaaaacatttctgtttctAGTTGGCAGAGAGTAGGAATATATTTATCACAGTACTGATGTGAGCATGTTGCATTccacatgtaaataaatatttaaatctgcatattagTTTTTAATAGTTATTTAATTATCATTACATTTCCTTTGTCAGGTAATAAGCCAGAACTTAACCTAATCTTCATTCAATTTCAGTCAGCTGTTGCCCTTAGAAGTTAATCATTACACTAAAactatgaataaatgaatgaatgaatgaatacatacataaaattgttatttataagATAAAACTACCAACAATTTGAGGGGGaatgctaaaactaaaactcaatataaaaacaaaatgcaccGTACTTTAATAACAGTGTTACTCACTTGTGAGAGCTCTTTTTCTTCATTACGGATCGGCCGGCCAACACACCACGAGCTGATCAAAACATAACGATTGGTTTATTTAGTAATGATTTAGTTCaggtttagtttagtttaggtATCGTACAGGTGAGGGTCTCACCTCTAGTGTCTCTGGAGCGATGCTGGTTCATGCGGCTTCTGTAGGAACACTCCATCCGCTCCAATCAGATCATCCTCCTGATTCAACAAACACTGGCTGCATCACACAATCTACTGAGTGCCCGagctagacagcatttttgagCATGCACtaacaaaaatacagcaaaattgcACAAAAATCTTGActgtaccatggtatttgtagagTACTTTGGGGTAACATGGAAAAACCAGGTTGTATTGTCTTTTAACTGAGCAATTGTACAACATTAAAACTTAAACCTGCTTATGTGCATTACAACCAGCAAGCGAATGAATCCGTGCATATGAGGAATCACAtcaacatatgtgaccctgcagcacagaagcagtcataagcagcacagctatatttgtagcaatagccaacaatacattgcatggctcaaaattatcgagttttattttatgccaaaaatcattaggatattaaacttcatttttgattagtaatatgcattgctaaggacttcatttggacaactttaaaggtgattttctcaatatttagatttttttgcaccctcagattccagattttcaaatagttgtatctcagacaaatattgtccaacaaaccatacatcaatggaaagctgatttgtataatgtataaatctcgattttaaaaaactgacccttatgactggttttgtgctcctgGGTTACAAACGTAAAGTGGGTATGAAGTTAACTACAGCAAAacaatgtaaacacacacacacacacacacactcactcactgtCCGGCTCTCATTGCAAACTTGTGTCTCGCTGCTTCACGCTGTTTTTGGCTTTAATTCTGCACAATTACTTTAAAGTAATAGTCAAACAAACTAATTCAGCAAAAGTGTGCCTCGCGTTTCTTCTGCACAGCGCGGGCACGAGCAGATTGACGGGAGCGCGCCTCATTCAATACAAACAAGCACACGTGGTATTTAACAGAAATCACGATTTAACGCGTTTGAAATTAGacattttctcaataaataCAGAAAGGCAATTATTTCGATCGGTTGTATTTCATGTGTTCGAATCGAGTTTAAAATAGTTCGATTATCTTGAGCAATTCGTTTGTAACCAAATGCTAACGTACCGAGAAACCGGAATATGAACAGCTATCTTGTGTCATGTGTTCTAAACAACTGTAAATAATCACGAAATCAAGTCagaattaaagtttttttttttaatctaaataaataaataaataaagttgtttCTGAATCACCTGTAGCGCCGCCTATACGATTATCTCCGCTATTGAGAATCAAATGCTCGAAGATTCGTTCTCATAAATGATCCGATGCATTCAGAGAATCTGACACtacactgtttttttgttgttgttgtttttatctcaCCTTCCACCTCCAAATCCAACTATACTGTGAACGAGGGCTGAATTTTTGCCTATTGTTTTCAGATCTACGATTTATTTGTCAacaaaagacttttattttgaagtcgACTCCCGCAGACGGAAGCCGGAAGTCGGTGTTTCGGAATGTTCATGTTAGAAAGTGGAAGTGAGGAGCGTTAGCGAGAGCTGCTCGAATTCAATTAAAAAACggcttaattaattaaatccgATCAGGATGATTGAGATCTCGAGCAGAATGTGAGAGACGGATGGAAAACATCATGCTGATCAAACGCATCAGCGTGAGTGACGTCATCCCATCACACAACAGAACTAAACTCTGTTATTGATTATAATCTAACGTACTGATGATAAACGGAGTGTttgtttttggtgttttttggcGATTCTGATTATCTTTTtgagtgtgttgtgtgtttttgtctgtcacatgGTTCATATGGATATATAATGGCAGATTAAAGTTAATAATTTTTAGGATTTGTGTATTTAACCTTTAACCTTTCGTCTATAATGCGTTTATATCAAATACTAAACTCCTTCTTAGTTTACTCTGATGATGTGGGTCAGATCTGATCAGAAACACACCTGCATCATTCATAATGACCTGTCATTTGTCCagctgatgttgtgtagtgtacattatattttgctgctatatatatatatatatgttgtcaGCTGTATTGAATGTGGTTGTTGTGTTGCAGCAGCGCAGTATCGGCCGGGCGAAGGTGGCCCATGCAGTGGTGGTCATCTTCTTGGAGTTTTTCGCCTGGGGTCTCCTGACCACCCCGATGCTGACGGTGAGCTTTAAACACACCAATCTGATTCTGAACagactgattttaaaatgaatttacagGCACAGAATTAGATTACTTCATCTGCAGTCTGTGGAAAGGGGGAAAAGGAACATACGACATATTAAAATATCCctctgtaataataatatacataaaacatcacataaaacttaatgtttaaataatgcatcaaaaataataataatataattacgaGTAAGTTGCACTATAATAAATAACAGTACATAGCTAAAATTCAtgtatacaaatttaaaaatgtgtgttaaAGCAGTCAATGTGAAATTGTTCTTTTCCTTTTCATAGAACCTTATTTTATCACCagcatgttattttagtatcattgagatgcTATTGTAGTTGTTATAACATTTTTgaatcacattttttttaatattagtaattttgtgtttttttatttttattttaaatatgtctgtaaaattgtaattatttcttgtttcagttttagttattttagtatgtcAAGTTAAActagatgaaaatgaaaaatgctatataatataaaataagtttaaattttttttatttcaagtaatgaaaatatattttatggttttagtttcagttttagtcgactaaaacaACCTTGATTTGAACCTCGTTATTGGAGTAGATTTTATCATACATGTGTCCCTTTCAGTTTCTTTTCTgtacagagaaaagaaaaatgtcttcTGGTTTGATAATGAACCttcccataatgcactgcagatgaaaatgtaaaacaaagtgCTCAGGAGAACATTCATGGCCAAATGCAAATATTGAAAGTGATATGAAACTCTGTCGGcgctgtgttttctgatgtttcCTCATTCCAGGTCCTACATGAAACATTTCCACAGCACACGTTCCTCATGAACGGCCTCATTCAGGGCGTCAAGGTGAATCCAGTGCATCTGTTGTTGtgcatttgcatgcatttgatgagttgtatttataatgcattacagctgtggatcattatTTGCTGAAAAGACCAAATATCAACCcttgtgtttttgttactgTGTAAAAGCATTGCAGTGTGTTGCGTGTGGTAACAGCAGTGTGTTTGCAGGGGTTTCTGTCGTTCATGAGCGCTCCTCTGATCGGTGCCTTGTCTGATGTTTGGGGCAGAAAGAGCTTCCTGCTGCTCACAGTGTTTTTCACCTGCGCCCCCATCCCACTAATGAGGCTCAGCCCATGGTACGgcccttgtgtgtgtgtgtgtgtgtgtgagccatCACATGACTCTCAAGTGACTAAAGCTCTTCAGCCGTGTTTAAAAGTCACTGCAG is a window encoding:
- the spinb gene encoding spindlin b, encoding MECSYRSRMNQHRSRDTRARGVLAGRSVMKKKSSHKHKHMHHSSPAASLSESIVGCRIQHKWKEDGYSPVSLWTGTVLVQVSVNSSLYLIKYDGVDCVYGLEIFKDQRVQNLEVFPGEIASFRVSDTRLADQLLGRPVIHLFETDDGSKDEWRGLVLSRAPSMPAWFFITYEKDPMLYMYQLMQDYKDGDLRILPDSDDPAELGEPGEVSDTLVGKQVECENKDGTQRMGTIIQQVQAKPSVYFIKFEDDYHIYVYDMVGS